The Hemibagrus wyckioides isolate EC202008001 linkage group LG12, SWU_Hwy_1.0, whole genome shotgun sequence genome includes a window with the following:
- the apoea gene encoding apolipoprotein Ea, with protein sequence MKLVAVIFALSVISGCQGRFLVQDEPKSHWEEMVDKFWEYVNSVSSAAENMKKSIQETQLGRELDTLISDSMAELQMYTDDVQSKLAPYAEEMAQKVQNDLQLLSNKLRVHMEEAKDRITEYNQELQTMVEQNADEIKNKVNTYIRKLKKRLNKDTQEIKKRIETYVEEVQARASQHAENMNERLKSYFEVVRQNAEDKLNTLKDLVKDQVEQLMEKWENIKEQAEEVKNNLYAPFQKKMEEVQNWFQQYLN encoded by the exons ATGAAATTGGTCGCTGTAATCTTCGCCCTTTCAGTCATCTCAG GCTGTCAGGGAAGGTTCCTGGTTCAGGATGAACCTAAAAGCCATTGGGAGGAGATGGTGGATAAGTTCTGGGAGTATGTAAACAGTGTGAGCTCCGCAGCTGAAAATATGAAGAAAAGCATACAGGAGACCCAACTTGGAAGAGAGCTTGA CACACTGATCAGTGACAGCATGGCGGAGCTGCAGATGTACACCGATGATGTGCAGTCGAAGCTGGCACCATACGCCGAGGAGATGGCTCAAAAAGTGCAGAATGATCTCCAGCTGCTGTCAAACAAGCTACGTGTACATATGGAGGAGGCGAAGGATCGCATTACAGAATACAACCAGGAGCTCCAGACCATGGTGGAGCAGAATGCAGATGAGATCAAGAACAAAGTTAACACATACATCCGTAAACTGAAGAAACGCCTCAACAAGGACACCCAAGAGATCAAAAA GAGAATTGAAACATACGTCGAAGAAGTCCAGGCTCGCGCTTCTCAGCATGCGGAGAACATGAACGAGCGCCTGAAGTCTTACTTCGAAGTCGTACGCCAAAACGCTGAGGACAAGCTTAACACCCTTAAAGATTTGGTGAAGGACCAAGTTGAACAACTGATGGAGAAATGGGAGAATATCAAAGAGCAGGCTGAAGAGGTGAAAAATAATTTGTATGCCCCATTTCAGAAGAAAATGGAGGAGGTTCAGAACTGGTTTCAGCAATACTTAAATTGA
- the si:ch73-347e22.4 gene encoding uncharacterized protein si:ch73-347e22.4 produces the protein MDGSWTADGELSHGGADNTPGQALANTNELYIQYGKVITEGSCGGRWDGDVPNKGPVSRIQEIGSEVASSTSTHNASRDFSPDCQEVPSGTTCPSMGSLLNIPEDSIERKESVMSNMYNSVTDHFPAAIQQQTDAQYLDPLFDGSSLNDKVPIETSCKIIKRCSSLGFYDSTEVCSLAQSKTTEETYFPRRPCLSNELSPVRSKMEKHATNVKEHMSCVSVTTSNSNGNEKDISVLRQAHYSFHRTSKEDEQSCTNVSARKCMDSQTNRHFSIPSHHLTFDTTSAEPIPVYSSTSDSKQDNIEKKNPLTLNTMEHLQTSMEISDTWTKSDVSNSRPEKEESTTSETNVKCATRNPDFLTTATQSSCKVVNKQEHGGSEMSYDTSTCSQSHSSRELLSSDTHDTSLIISNTDGETDNGQIITQNVLKVGDSSDDTIAHNNFLGQSHSSTVSPNPETMICVSSLENASKERKSEVNIRSPQTPADFLVKETTQAEPYQEDSTPFAENEHKIDPSCETSFVSISTPVTIKKRVWHFLKKRKLLKMTRVLSTIQEPSENNTADSGKFSRDLKKIKTKTEIKHLQDTWQKSRKAKHLALFTDYRWRVKSRQMFRHHISQVFQTSSGPQPNQKGSNEMNRLLGCFEDPLKTEIHGEKHDVMAQSSAKDLQSNTSNTLLKTPAEEAHSTELNDDAAFELSLQSTINSAGLHFCIANAFNKSVKDERSRNPLTAMSVKASDSQLEELSETDKNPLCGTNAISLKPPLIQKVDRFTQYCDADYMTGLNKDSCAVADAVKNRKIAKKYINCKFCRQTFRHISAYTAHQRIHTGAKPYRCELCGKNFAQLFKLRSHRNVHVQSVSWPYPCCGKKFSEKGNLVAHLTTHVKISKQNNEPRLQDSEPNALLRDPSHGKGVIFDINNKVNNRYVQKNHKHDRDKFISCKTCGKEFWTASQLVVHEKTHWPVKPYACSICGKGFNRIKALKKHSGKHTGETPFSCFHCGCAFSDLPALRVHQISKLCKQKQDVTEKNYNIEGFLVTYGVDGQVSTPVFFKCQICKQLYQTWCQYTLHLQTHTDSPPYLCFACGQSYENNSVVNVHCRECCQVSGEEVACASSFSQILSSDPRKCADLKDNSQTDQRETSKSDSLSSAGHFHKNSQTNNLQTEFPAPESSEFVNASHLLETVPLLPQSPTPSVMTCANSLEDVERPTLWRFKCSRCGQRYKRYRTLSLHMQTHAPAFRYTCRHCGHSFERWNKLWLHQRIHRRKGRRYTCSQCNVQFNFFSAYRMHLLNHAEERPYACPLCPQTFACEEGLHVHRCDFHRPTRKFRCDVCSRSFSNLTNLVKHSLLHNGTRSHQCLPCNLSFSNSKSLQEHLNTHNHSASLLPSIPSEPLTFLHKCNICKSSFSKGDLLYAHQICHTRDLKSRVRSTQRSKSTSVILGGTQSTTRRSLLSTLDLDAIPKESLFKYPHPDKLYVPPRSSSKVKRTPVVNLDPGEDKDIPQEASTDPVSGTGQSSEEYTGTEIMHQPPSQESNQSLNSGDSHMDTVTDHLQGNSSQMIEFYETSVFLMGPATTGQAAENTGEIQDETFECADCSEKIDSAIGLYEHYLLHALGNRYV, from the exons atggatggCTCTTGGACTGCCGATGGTGAGCTTAGCCATGGAGGAGCAGATAATACACCAGGTCAAGCACTGGCTAATACTAATGAACTTTATATCCAATATGGAAAAGTCATCACCGAGGGAAGTTGTGGTGGAAGATGGGATGGAGATGTCCCTAACAAG GGGCCCGTTTCAAGGATACAAGAAATTGGGTCTGAAGTTGCATCATCAACATCCACACATAATGCCTCAAGGGATTTTTCCCCAGATTGCCAGGAAGTACCATCCGGAACAACGTGTCCAAGTATGGGCAGTTTGCTCAACATTCCAGAGGACTCTATAGAAAGAAAAGAGTCAGTGATGAGCAACATGTACAATTCTGTGACTGACCACTTCCCTGCTGCTATACAACAAcag ACAGATGCCCAATACTTGGATCCCCTGTTTGATGGCTCATCATTAAATGACAAGGTGCCCATTGAGACCAGTTGCAAGATAATTAAGCGGTGCTCATCACTGGGATTTTATGATTCCACTGAGGTTTGCTCTTTAGCACAGAGTAAAACTACAGAGGAGACATATTTTCCCAGAAGACCCTGTTTGTCAAATGAGTTAAGTCCAGTCAGATCCAAAATGGAGAAGCATGCTACAAATGTGAAAGAACACATGTCCTGTGTTTCTGTTACCACGTCAAACAGTAATGGGAATGAAAAGGATATCTCAGTTTTGAGACAAGCTCATTATAGTTTTCATAGAACATCCAAAGAAGATGAACAATCTTGTACAAATGTCAGTGCCAGGAAATGTATGGATAGCCAAACTAACAGACATTTCAGCATACCTAGTCATCATTTGACGTTTGACACTACCTCTGCTGAACCAATTCCTGTATATTCATCTACCTCTGATAGTAAACAAGATAACATTGAAAAAAAGAATCCTTTAACACTCAACACTATGGAGCATTTGCAAACATCAATGGAAATCTCAGATACTTGGACAAAGAGTGACGTGTCTAATTCACGGCCTGAAAAAGAGGAATCCACCACCAGCGAAACAAATGTGAAGTGCGCAACAAGAAATCCAGACTTTCTAACCACTGCCACTCAAAGCTCTTGCAAAGTGGTGAACAAACAAGAACATGGAGGGTCAGAAATGTCGTATGACACATCTACCTGTAGTCAAAGTCACTCTTCACGTGAGCTTTTATCATCTGATACACACGATACCTCACTGATAATAAGTAACACTGACGGAGAGACAGATAATGGCCAAATAATTACTCAGAATGTTCTAAAAGTTGGAGACAGCTCTGATGATACTATTGCTCATAATAATTTCCTGGGTCAATCACACTCTTCGACTGTTAGCCCAAACCCTGAGACCATGATCTGTGTTTCCAGCTTGGAGAATGCAAGTAAAGAGAGAAAATCTGAAGTAAACATCAGGAGTCCACAAACACCTGCTGATTTCCTTGTGAAAGAAACAACCCAAGCAGAGCCCTACCAGGAGGATTCAACTCCCTTTGCAGAGAATGAACATAAAATTGATCCCAGTTGTGAGACTTCCTTTGTTAGCATCAGTACTCctgttacaataaaaaaaagagtttggcacttcttaaaaaaaagaaaactactgAAAATGACCAGAGTGCTTTCAACAATTCAGGAACCTTCCGAGAACAACACTGCTGATTCTGGGAAATTTTCTAGGGATTTGAAAAAGATCAaaacaaagacagaaataaaacatttacaagaTACATGGCAGAAAAGCAGGAAAGCCAAACATCTGGCTTTATTTACTGACTACAGATGGCGTGTGAAGTCACGTCAGATGTTCCGGCATCACATCAGTCAGGTATTCCAGACGTCTTCAGGTCCACAGCCAAATCAAAAGGGGTCGAACGAAATGAACAGATTATTGGGTTGTTTTGAAGACCCGTTAAAAACTGAGATACATGGTGAGAAGCATGACGTCATGGCTCAAAGCAGTGCAAAGGATCTCCAATCAAATACTAGTAATACACTACTAAAAACACCTGCTGAGGAAGCTCACAGCACTGAGCTAAATGATGATGCAGCTTTCGAGTTGTCTCTGCAGTCCACTATTAACAGTGCAGGACTCCATTTCTGCATTGCCAATGCATTTAACAAAAGTGTAAAGGATGAAAGGTCGAGAAATCCCTTAACGGCTATGAGTGTGAAAGCATCCGATAGCCAACTGGAAGAATTATCAGAAACGGATAAAAATCCACTATGTGGAACAAATGCAATTTCACTTAAACCTCCTCTAATTCAGAAAGTAGACAGATTTACACAGTATTGTGATGCGGACTACATGACTGGACTAAATAAGGACTCGTGTGCAGTAGCTGATGCTGTTAAGAATAGAAAAATTGCAAAGAAATATATCAATTGTAAGTTCTGTCGTCAAACCTTCCGTCATATCTCTGCATATACTGCTCATCAGCGTATTCATACAGGCGCAAAACCTTACAGATGTGAACTCTGTGGCAAGAACTTTGCTCAGCTGTTCAAACTCAGATCCCATAGAAATGTCCATGTCCAGTCTGTGTCTTGGCCGTATCCatgctgtggaaaaaaattctCTGAAAAAGGGAATTTGGTAGCTCATTTAACAACTCATGTAAAGATCTCCAAGCAAAATAATGAACCAAGACTACAAGACAGTGAACCTAATGCCCTTTTAAGAGACCCTTCTCATGGAAAGGGCGTAATTTTCGACATTAATAACAAAGTTAACAACAGATATGTGCAGAAAAATCACAAACATGACCGGGATAAGTTCATATCCTGTAAGACTTGTGGAAAAGAATTTTGGACAGCTTCACAGCTAGTAGTCCATGAGAAGACCCACTGGCCAGTTAAACCTTACGCTTGCTCCATTTGTGGCAAAGGTTTTAATCGGATCAAGGCTCTGAAAAAGCATTCTGGAAAACACACAGGAGAGACACCGTTCTCTTGTTTTCATTGTGGTTGTGCATTCTCTGATCTTCCTGCACTGAGGGTGCATCAAATTTCTAAACTATGCAAACAGAAACAAGATGTAACTGAAAAGAATTACAATATCGAGGGCTTTCTAGTCACTTATGGAGTTGATGGTCAAGTCAGTACACCAGTGTTCTTCAAGTGCCAAATATGCAAACAGCTCTATCAGACATGGTGTCAATATACTCTTCACCTTCAAACCCACACAGATTCTCCACCCTATCTTTGCTTTGCTTGTGGGCAGAGCTATGAAAACAATTCTGTAGTGAATGTTCATTGCAGGGAATGTTGTCAGGTAAGTGGGGAGGAGGTGGCTTGTGCTTCTTCATTTTCTCAAATCTTGAGTAGTGACCCCAGAAAATGTGCTGACTTAAAGGATAATTCACAAACTGATCAGAGAGAGACTTCCAAAAGCGATTCTCTGTCAAGTGCTGGCCACTTTCACAAGAATTCCCAAACTAATAATCTGCAGACGGAATTCCCTGCGCCTGAGTCCTCTGAGTTTGTAAATGCTTCACATTTGCTTGAAACTGTGCCTCTGTTACCTCAATCACCCACACCTTCTGTGATGACTTGTGCCAATTCTCTGGAAGATGTTGAAAGACCAACTCTTTGGAGGTTTAAGTGCTCACGTTGTGGTCAGAGGTACAAGCGATACCGGACTTTGTCTCTTCACATGCAGACACATGCCCCTGCTTTTAGATACACCTGTCGACATTGTGGCCACTCATTTGAAAGGTGGAACAAACTCTGGTTGCACCAACGGATTCATCGTCGCAAAGGCCGTCGCTATACTTGTTCGCAGTGCAACGTCCAATTTAACTTCTTTAGTGCATATAGAATGCACCTTCTGAACCACGCAGAGGAAAGACCCTACGCTTGTCCACTTTGCCCCCAAACCTTTGCTTGTGAAGAAGGCTTGCATGTTCACCGATGTGATTTTCATCGACCGACACGAAAGTTCCGGTGTGACGTTTGTTCCAGAAGCTTTAGTAATTTGACAAACTTGGTTAAGCACAGTCTCCTTCACAATGGCACCAGGTCTCACCAGTGCCTTCCATGCAATCTCTCATTTTCAAATAGCAAAAGTCTACAGGAACATTTGAATACTCATAATCATTCTGCCAGCCTCCTCCCTTCCATCCCGTCGGAGCCATTAACATTTCTACACAAGTGTAATATATGTAAGAGCAGCTTCTCCAAGGGGGATCTACTCTATGCTCATCAGATATGTCATACCAGAGATTTAAAGAGTCGAGTGCGTTCTACCCAAAGAAGTAAATCTACCTCAGTTATCCTTGGAGGCACACAGTCTACTACTAGAAGGTCTCTGCTATCAACTCTTGACCTTGATGCCATTCCAAAGGAGAGCCTTTTTAAATACCCCCACCCAGATAAGCTGTATGTACCACCTCGTAGTTCAAGCAAGGTAAAACGTACCCCAGTCGTTAATCTAGATCCAGGTGAGGATAAGGACATCCCACAGGAAGCCAGCACTGACCCGGTTTCTGGAACTGGACAGAGTTCTGAGGAATATACTGGAACGGAAATTATGCACCAACCTCCAAGCCAAGAATCTAATCAGTCTCTGAATTCTGGAGATTCTCACATGGATACTGTAACTGATCATCTCCAGGGCAACAGTAGCCAAATGATTGAGTTTTACGAAACCAGTGTATTCTTAATGGGACCAGCCACCACCGGGCAGGCTGCTGAAAATACAGGTGAAATACAGGACGAGACCTTCGAATGTGCAGACTGCTCTGAAAAGATAGACAGTGCTATAGGATTATATGAACATTATTTACTACACGCATTAGGTAATCGATACGTTTAG